The Candidatus Methylomirabilota bacterium genome has a window encoding:
- a CDS encoding DUF86 domain-containing protein — protein MSEVNLDRLRELAGHLLGAVRELRELGRAPREVFLADSRTVNSAKYLLIVATEAALDICNHLAARRGGRSPRDYADCIAVLQEIGAVDSALGARLARMARFRNLLVHLYWRVEDAEIYRVIQEDLGDLDAYLQSLGRFLKAELGRS, from the coding sequence GTGAGTGAGGTCAACCTCGATCGCCTACGCGAGTTGGCCGGTCACCTGTTGGGCGCCGTCCGCGAGCTGCGGGAGCTCGGCCGGGCACCGCGCGAGGTGTTCCTCGCCGATTCACGCACGGTCAACAGCGCCAAGTATCTCCTGATCGTCGCCACCGAGGCGGCGCTCGACATCTGCAATCACCTCGCCGCGCGGCGGGGCGGGCGGAGCCCCCGGGACTACGCGGACTGCATCGCCGTGCTCCAGGAGATCGGCGCCGTCGATTCGGCGCTCGGCGCGCGGCTGGCGCGGATGGCGCGCTTCCGCAATCTCCTCGTCCATCTGTACTGGAGGGTGGAGGACGCCGAGATCTATCGCGTGATCCAGGAGGACCTCGGCGACCTCGACGCGTATCTGCAGAGCCTCGGACGCTTTCTCAAGGCGGAGCTGGGAAGATCATGA
- a CDS encoding DUF2652 domain-containing protein: MAVERGLLLIADIAGYTRFMDFHRADLAHAQDVVARLLEAMIDASPSLQLVEVEGDAAFLYRPSADAASPELAETALRQSVSMHRAFHTVQQKIACLNGCPCQGCSQAGNLRVKFVAHLGEVAPQRVKQLTRLAGFDVIVVHRMLKNSVPVREYLLMTEPLWERADARVRAGAQSLEQEFEGVGRTRTYYLDLTTLAEPLPPPPKATWLARQVETFGTVLRALPVALGLRKPVVLRNLTPA; this comes from the coding sequence ATGGCCGTGGAACGCGGGCTCCTGCTGATCGCCGACATCGCCGGCTACACGCGCTTCATGGACTTCCACCGCGCCGACCTCGCCCACGCGCAGGACGTGGTCGCGCGGCTCCTCGAGGCCATGATCGACGCGTCGCCGTCGCTCCAGCTCGTCGAGGTCGAGGGCGACGCCGCGTTCCTGTACCGCCCGTCGGCGGACGCGGCGAGCCCCGAGCTCGCGGAGACGGCGCTCCGCCAGTCGGTCTCCATGCACCGCGCGTTCCACACGGTCCAGCAGAAGATCGCCTGCCTCAACGGCTGCCCGTGCCAGGGCTGCAGCCAGGCGGGGAACCTCAGGGTGAAGTTCGTCGCCCACCTCGGCGAGGTCGCGCCCCAACGGGTGAAGCAGCTGACGCGCCTGGCCGGCTTCGACGTCATCGTCGTCCACCGGATGCTGAAGAACTCCGTGCCGGTGCGCGAGTACCTCCTGATGACCGAGCCCCTGTGGGAGCGCGCCGACGCCCGCGTGAGGGCCGGCGCCCAGTCGCTCGAGCAGGAGTTCGAGGGCGTGGGCCGCACGCGGACCTACTATCTCGACCTCACGACGCTCGCGGAGCCGCTCCCGCCCCCGCCGAAGGCCACCTGGCTCGCGCGGCAGGTCGAGACCTTCGGGACCGTCCTCCGGGCCCTCCCGGTCGCGCTGGGCCTGCGGAAGCCGGTCGTCCTGCGCAACCTGACTCCGGCGTAG
- a CDS encoding ABC transporter substrate-binding protein encodes MRFHWALLPALVALLFASGPAAAEPGVTDTDILIGGSNSFSGPLAFTGEQITRYGVELYFKVVNDAGGIHGRKLRTVWYDDGYRPQDAVANTKKLVEQDQVFAIIIPQGSPPVVATLDYLEEQKVPLLFPYQSSTVTRAKPRVFQGMTLSDRSSRMMIDYLAGQRKYKKFAALYQDDEYGKSFLTAFEKDLGRHGLKLVAAESVKRGVTDVSAQIAKLQAAAPQVTFLVLVPGPAAQALKERQKIGWSETLMVSTGPLTDERYLSLAGEAAEGVEGLSLWPDPLMSELPGVVRYREHMQKYFPTNAPNRYSLAGYFAGMLFTEGAKRAGRNLTRESLVAALGKIKGWESGILPRLTIGPDHETQKQGFWVRVEKGRFKPLTDWLKGE; translated from the coding sequence ATGAGGTTCCACTGGGCGCTGCTCCCGGCGCTCGTCGCGTTGCTGTTCGCCTCGGGCCCCGCGGCGGCGGAGCCGGGCGTCACCGACACGGACATCCTCATCGGCGGCTCGAACTCGTTCTCGGGCCCGCTCGCCTTCACGGGCGAGCAGATCACCCGGTACGGCGTCGAGCTCTACTTCAAGGTCGTCAACGACGCGGGCGGCATCCACGGGCGCAAGCTCCGGACCGTCTGGTACGACGATGGGTACCGGCCGCAGGACGCCGTGGCCAATACGAAGAAGCTCGTCGAGCAGGACCAGGTCTTCGCGATCATCATCCCGCAGGGCTCGCCGCCCGTCGTCGCGACGCTCGACTACCTGGAGGAGCAGAAGGTGCCGCTGCTCTTCCCGTACCAGAGCTCGACCGTCACGCGCGCCAAGCCCCGGGTCTTCCAGGGGATGACGCTGAGCGACCGCTCGTCGCGGATGATGATCGACTACCTGGCGGGGCAGCGGAAGTACAAGAAGTTCGCCGCCCTCTATCAGGACGACGAGTACGGCAAGTCGTTCCTGACCGCCTTCGAGAAGGACCTCGGGCGCCACGGGCTCAAGCTCGTCGCGGCCGAGTCGGTGAAACGCGGCGTGACCGACGTGAGCGCGCAGATCGCGAAGCTGCAGGCGGCGGCGCCCCAGGTGACCTTCCTCGTGCTGGTGCCCGGGCCGGCCGCGCAGGCGCTGAAGGAGCGGCAGAAGATCGGCTGGAGCGAGACGCTGATGGTCTCGACCGGCCCGCTCACCGACGAGCGCTACCTGTCGCTCGCGGGCGAGGCCGCCGAGGGCGTCGAGGGTCTGTCGCTCTGGCCCGATCCGCTGATGTCGGAGCTGCCGGGCGTCGTGCGCTACCGCGAGCACATGCAGAAGTACTTCCCGACGAACGCGCCCAATCGCTACTCGCTCGCCGGGTACTTCGCCGGGATGCTGTTCACCGAGGGGGCGAAGCGCGCGGGCCGGAACCTCACGCGCGAGTCGCTCGTCGCCGCGCTCGGGAAGATCAAGGGCTGGGAGAGCGGGATCCTGCCGCGGCTCACGATCGGGCCGGACCACGAGACGCAGAAGCAGGGCTTCTGGGTCCGCGTCGAGAAGGGGCGGTTCAAGCCGCTCACGGACTGGCTCAAGGGCGAGTAG
- a CDS encoding branched-chain amino acid ABC transporter permease encodes AVLAWPWLSPRYFVFLASLVVVNAIVAIGLNLLSGYTNQLSFGHAGFLAVGAYTAAIVTTRWPGVPVVATLAAAAVVTGLVGLALGVPCLRLEGLYLAMATLAFGFVVVEAITNLDWLTRGNDGLRVPAGRLGPWELSTDTARYYLVVAVGVLMAWGALNLVRTRTGRALLAIRESEIAAQASGVSVARYKTLAFVISAVYTGVAGGLFAFVVGFLSPDAFDVFLSVDYVAMIIVGGLGSVPGSIVGAALLTVLNDSLAGFQNYRPLIFGAILIVSMLFMPGGVASAFRFLKGERT; translated from the coding sequence GCGGTCCTCGCCTGGCCGTGGCTCTCGCCGCGCTACTTCGTGTTCCTGGCGAGCCTCGTCGTCGTCAACGCGATCGTCGCGATCGGGCTCAACCTCCTCTCCGGCTACACGAACCAGCTCTCGTTCGGCCACGCCGGCTTCCTCGCCGTCGGCGCGTACACGGCGGCGATCGTGACCACCCGCTGGCCCGGCGTCCCCGTCGTCGCGACGCTCGCCGCCGCCGCGGTCGTCACCGGGCTCGTGGGCCTGGCCCTCGGCGTCCCGTGCCTCAGGCTCGAGGGCCTCTACCTGGCGATGGCGACGCTCGCGTTCGGGTTCGTCGTGGTGGAGGCGATCACGAACCTCGACTGGCTCACGCGCGGCAACGACGGCCTGCGCGTCCCCGCCGGGCGCCTCGGCCCCTGGGAGCTCTCGACCGACACCGCGCGGTACTACCTCGTGGTCGCGGTGGGCGTCCTCATGGCCTGGGGGGCGCTCAACCTCGTGCGGACGCGGACCGGGCGCGCGCTCCTCGCGATCCGCGAGAGCGAGATCGCCGCGCAGGCGAGCGGCGTCTCGGTGGCGCGCTACAAGACGCTCGCGTTCGTGATCTCGGCGGTCTACACGGGCGTGGCGGGCGGGCTCTTCGCCTTCGTCGTCGGCTTCCTCTCGCCCGACGCGTTCGACGTCTTTCTCTCGGTGGACTACGTGGCGATGATCATCGTGGGCGGTCTCGGATCGGTGCCCGGCTCCATCGTGGGCGCGGCGCTCCTCACCGTGCTCAACGACTCCCTCGCGGGGTTCCAGAACTACCGGCCGCTGATCTTCGGCGCGATCCTGATCGTCTCGATGCTGTTCATGCCGGGCGGCGTCGCGAGCGCCTTCCGATTCCTGAAAGGAGAACGGACATGA
- a CDS encoding nucleotidyltransferase domain-containing protein, protein MADALARSRIAAELKRRLEDRPEIVFAYLHGSFTSPGPYRDVDVAVWVDPAREPDHGTRYALDLALWLERGLGPRVDVQALNDAPLAFRYHALAGRLLFTRDGEFLDELRARTWDEYFDFEPFARQYLRDALGE, encoded by the coding sequence ATGGCCGACGCATTGGCCCGCTCCCGGATCGCCGCCGAGCTGAAACGGCGGCTGGAAGACCGGCCGGAGATCGTCTTCGCGTATCTTCACGGGTCATTCACGTCGCCGGGGCCCTACCGCGACGTGGACGTGGCCGTGTGGGTGGATCCCGCGCGCGAGCCCGATCACGGCACCCGCTACGCGCTGGACCTCGCCCTGTGGCTCGAGCGCGGGCTCGGGCCGCGCGTGGACGTGCAGGCGCTGAACGACGCGCCGCTGGCCTTCCGGTATCATGCGCTGGCGGGTCGGCTCCTCTTCACGCGGGACGGCGAGTTTCTCGACGAGCTGCGCGCGCGTACCTGGGACGAGTACTTCGACTTCGAGCCGTTCGCGCGGCAGTACCTGCGGGACGCCCTCGGTGAGTGA
- a CDS encoding SMP-30/gluconolactonase/LRE family protein, producing the protein MNRLLSLTSLVLVLLAAAPMPTDAWTRSPATTFARLPEGSTGPEGLTVDSDGNVYVTTFGFNASGPVGGPGQLFVFDPSGSLLRQVSIANSTSHLLGLAFHPKTGDLLVIDFGAATVLRVNPFTGASSVFMTVTGSAGLNALTFDATGNVYVSDSFQGIIWKTPRHGGAGAAWVTSSLLTTTGTPPFGANGLAFNKGGTALFVANTGSDTVVRIPVTGGTPGTPAVFVNSINGADGLVIDKDDNIWVCANQSDEIVVLDPTGRAIAKLGDFEGIDSGGAAQGLLFPASLAFGGDFLYVTNLALDLRLFGLAQSLDSQWTQQVTTYTVSKIPARIPTIQGLP; encoded by the coding sequence ATGAATCGACTGCTGAGCCTGACGTCACTCGTGCTCGTGCTGCTCGCCGCTGCGCCGATGCCGACGGATGCGTGGACGCGGAGTCCGGCGACGACGTTCGCGCGCCTTCCCGAGGGTTCCACCGGGCCGGAAGGGTTGACCGTCGACTCCGACGGGAACGTCTACGTCACGACGTTCGGCTTCAACGCGTCGGGACCGGTGGGAGGCCCCGGCCAGCTCTTCGTCTTCGACCCCAGCGGGAGCTTGCTGCGACAGGTCAGCATCGCGAACTCGACGTCGCACCTGCTCGGTCTGGCCTTTCACCCGAAGACGGGCGACCTCCTCGTGATCGACTTCGGCGCGGCTACCGTGCTGAGGGTCAACCCGTTCACCGGCGCCTCATCGGTCTTCATGACGGTCACGGGGAGCGCGGGCCTCAACGCGCTCACGTTCGACGCCACGGGGAATGTCTACGTCTCGGATTCGTTCCAGGGCATCATCTGGAAGACTCCTCGGCACGGCGGCGCTGGTGCCGCGTGGGTGACGAGCTCGCTGCTCACCACCACCGGGACCCCGCCGTTCGGCGCCAACGGCCTGGCCTTCAACAAGGGCGGCACCGCGCTGTTCGTCGCCAACACCGGCAGCGACACCGTCGTCAGGATCCCCGTGACCGGTGGCACCCCGGGCACGCCGGCCGTCTTCGTCAACAGCATCAACGGCGCCGACGGCCTCGTGATCGACAAGGACGACAACATCTGGGTGTGCGCGAATCAGTCCGACGAGATCGTCGTCCTCGATCCCACCGGGCGCGCGATCGCAAAGCTCGGCGACTTCGAGGGCATCGACTCGGGTGGGGCGGCGCAGGGGCTCCTGTTCCCGGCGAGCCTCGCCTTCGGCGGCGACTTCCTCTACGTCACCAACCTGGCCCTCGACCTGAGGCTCTTCGGGCTCGCCCAGTCCCTCGACTCCCAGTGGACGCAGCAAGTCACGACGTACACGGTGTCGAAGATCCCCGCGCGCATTCCCACGATCCAGGGTCTGCCGTAG
- a CDS encoding phenylacetate--CoA ligase, whose product MAARAMWQPELEALEREPMERLVLERMRKTLGRALANPAYARRLGGVRPEDVKTPADWWRLPFLTKAELRDAYPFGLACGTDRGYRRLHMSSGTTGNPIVNPYTAADIEQWGEVMARCYVAAGVGARDVVQITPSFGLFTGGFGFHYGAERLGAMVIPTGAGRTSLQLRLMRDLRATVLAAIATYPLRLLEVAREERFDLGSLSLRVGIFGSEMWSDELRARIERELSIRAFDIIGMTETGGPGMGIDCAARAGIHVWEDHFHVEIVDPRTGAALADGTEGELVVSTLTREGLPLVRYRTHDLTRVLTRARCDCGRTAVRVDRLRGRTDDMVIFKGVNFYPRQVEDVVLRQPGASHEYQIVLEGEGGGERMTVLLEVEPGSDPGVAARIRRELHDLLALSPEVRLLKLGELERPQGKAIRVVDRRALR is encoded by the coding sequence ATGGCGGCGCGCGCGATGTGGCAGCCCGAGCTCGAGGCGCTCGAGCGCGAGCCGATGGAGCGCCTGGTCCTCGAGCGGATGCGGAAGACGCTCGGGCGCGCCCTCGCCAATCCCGCGTACGCCCGCCGCCTCGGCGGCGTCCGGCCGGAGGACGTGAAGACGCCGGCGGACTGGTGGCGGCTCCCGTTCCTCACGAAGGCCGAGCTGCGCGACGCCTATCCGTTCGGCCTCGCGTGCGGGACCGACCGCGGCTACCGCCGGCTCCACATGTCGAGCGGGACGACCGGCAACCCGATCGTCAACCCCTACACGGCGGCGGACATCGAGCAGTGGGGCGAGGTCATGGCGCGCTGCTACGTCGCCGCCGGGGTCGGCGCGCGGGACGTCGTCCAGATCACGCCGTCGTTCGGCCTCTTCACGGGCGGCTTCGGCTTCCACTACGGCGCCGAGCGGCTCGGTGCCATGGTCATCCCGACGGGTGCCGGACGCACGTCGCTCCAGCTCCGGCTCATGCGCGACCTCCGCGCGACCGTCCTCGCCGCGATCGCGACCTACCCGCTGCGCCTGCTCGAGGTGGCGCGCGAGGAGCGGTTCGACCTCGGGTCGCTCTCACTCCGCGTCGGGATCTTCGGCTCGGAGATGTGGTCGGATGAGCTCCGCGCGCGGATCGAGCGCGAGCTCTCGATCCGCGCCTTCGACATCATCGGGATGACCGAGACCGGCGGGCCCGGCATGGGGATCGACTGCGCCGCGCGCGCGGGCATCCACGTCTGGGAGGACCATTTCCACGTCGAGATCGTCGACCCGCGGACGGGCGCGGCGCTGGCCGACGGGACGGAGGGCGAGCTCGTCGTCTCGACGCTCACCCGCGAGGGCCTGCCGCTCGTGCGCTACCGCACCCACGACCTCACGCGCGTGCTCACGCGCGCGCGGTGCGACTGCGGGCGGACGGCGGTCCGCGTGGACCGGCTGCGCGGGCGGACCGACGACATGGTGATCTTCAAGGGCGTGAACTTCTACCCGCGCCAGGTCGAGGACGTCGTCCTCCGCCAGCCGGGGGCGAGCCACGAGTACCAGATCGTCCTCGAGGGCGAAGGGGGCGGCGAGCGCATGACGGTCCTCCTCGAGGTCGAGCCCGGCTCCGACCCCGGCGTCGCGGCGCGCATTCGGCGTGAGCTCCACGACCTCCTCGCGCTCTCGCCCGAGGTGCGCCTCCTGAAGCTCGGCGAGCTCGAGCGGCCTCAAGGCAAGGCGATCCGGGTCGTCGATCGCCGCGCGCTCAGGTGA
- a CDS encoding ABC transporter ATP-binding protein, translating to MLSVEDLSISFGGLAALRGVSVEVAEREIFALIGPNGAGKSTVFNIVTGLERPMAGRVTLRGEDLLALAPHAIARRGVARTFQNTEVFRALSVLDNVLVGRHTHLRGGALRGALRAASVRREEAAARETARALLDRLGLTDVAGVPAGSLPLGLQKRLELARALASEPRLLLLDEPAGGLNPTETRTLMDLIVRLRDERGLTVLVVEHDMELVMGISDRIAVLDEGRKIAEGEPRAIATDPAVIEAYLGAAED from the coding sequence GTGCTCAGCGTCGAGGATCTCTCGATCAGCTTCGGCGGGCTCGCCGCGCTCCGCGGCGTGTCCGTCGAGGTGGCCGAGCGGGAGATCTTCGCGCTGATCGGCCCCAACGGGGCTGGGAAGTCCACCGTCTTCAACATCGTCACGGGCCTGGAGCGCCCCATGGCCGGCCGCGTGACGCTCCGGGGCGAGGACCTGCTCGCCCTCGCGCCGCACGCGATCGCCCGGCGCGGCGTCGCGCGCACCTTCCAGAACACCGAGGTCTTCCGGGCGCTCAGCGTCCTGGACAACGTCCTCGTCGGCCGCCACACGCACCTCCGCGGGGGCGCGCTGCGCGGCGCGCTCCGCGCCGCCTCGGTCCGGCGCGAGGAGGCGGCGGCGCGCGAGACCGCGCGCGCGCTGCTCGACCGGCTCGGCCTCACCGACGTGGCGGGCGTCCCGGCCGGGAGCCTCCCGCTCGGCCTGCAGAAGCGGCTCGAGCTCGCGCGGGCGCTCGCCTCGGAGCCCCGGCTCCTCCTGCTCGACGAGCCGGCCGGCGGCCTGAACCCGACCGAGACCCGGACGCTGATGGACCTGATCGTCCGGCTGCGCGACGAGCGTGGCCTCACCGTCCTCGTCGTCGAGCACGACATGGAGCTGGTGATGGGGATCTCGGACCGGATCGCGGTCCTCGACGAGGGACGGAAGATCGCGGAGGGCGAGCCGCGCGCGATCGCGACCGACCCCGCCGTGATCGAGGCGTATCTGGGAGCCGCGGAGGACTGA
- a CDS encoding ABC transporter ATP-binding protein: MAATLEVEDLAVFYGKRRAVEGVSLTVGRGEIVTLLGANGSGKSTTLRAVSGLVRAVRGRILLDGRDITGAPADAIVAAGVAHVPEGRDVFPEFTVLENLLVGGHTVARGEVPARLEDAFRLFPVLRERRRQRAGTLSGGEQQMLAIARALMTRPRLLLLDEPSLGLAPILAREIFRTIERINASGVAVLLVEQNARRALRLAARGYVLETGRVAVAGTSRELGDDPRVRSAYLGLARAPR, from the coding sequence ATGGCGGCGACGCTCGAGGTCGAGGACCTCGCGGTCTTCTACGGCAAGCGCCGCGCCGTCGAGGGCGTGTCGCTCACGGTCGGGCGGGGGGAGATCGTGACGCTGCTCGGCGCCAACGGCAGCGGCAAGTCCACGACGCTCCGGGCCGTCTCGGGGCTGGTCCGCGCCGTGCGCGGCCGCATCCTCCTGGACGGGCGCGACATCACGGGTGCGCCGGCCGACGCGATCGTCGCCGCCGGCGTCGCCCACGTGCCCGAGGGGCGCGACGTCTTTCCCGAGTTCACCGTGCTCGAGAACCTCCTCGTCGGCGGCCACACGGTGGCGCGCGGCGAGGTGCCGGCGCGGCTCGAGGACGCCTTCCGTCTCTTCCCCGTGCTCCGCGAGCGGCGCCGTCAGCGCGCCGGCACGCTTTCGGGCGGCGAGCAGCAGATGCTCGCGATCGCGCGCGCGCTGATGACCCGGCCGCGGCTCTTGCTGCTGGACGAGCCGTCGCTCGGGCTTGCGCCGATACTCGCGCGCGAGATCTTCCGCACCATCGAGCGCATCAACGCGAGCGGCGTCGCCGTACTCCTCGTCGAGCAGAACGCGCGGCGCGCGCTCCGGCTCGCGGCGCGCGGCTACGTGCTCGAGACGGGCCGGGTCGCGGTGGCGGGGACGAGCCGCGAGCTCGGCGACGACCCGCGCGTCCGCTCCGCCTACCTGGGCCTCGCGCGCGCGCCGCGCTGA
- a CDS encoding CoA transferase, with the protein MTRPLNGLTVLSLEQATVLPFLTYRLACDGARVIRVENAERPDPNRAVGADVLGEPDMRSYFLPNNFGKEAITLNLAEAEGRAILRELIAALRVDVFATNQRPRSYRRLGIDFDTLRAARPDLVWLGVTGFGPGHDEAAYDPILQARAGFMELTGEPDGPPTAFGLPMVDLGAAEHGYGEVMKALYRRAVTGEGARIDLSMLRSAVSWMASPILLAASLGERITRKGNTHQFFAPVSVFATRDGHVYVAVGNDLQWAALVKLPPFATLAAPSYDTNAGRIAEAPRLHAALGEVFAGLTTAEALALLQGVGVPIARVATLADVVADPLVAPRLQRVTDPRTGLTVVLPAPPVGDPPPLAFPPRLGEHNERIYGAALGYTPERLADLRRRRVI; encoded by the coding sequence GTGACGCGGCCGCTCAACGGCCTCACGGTCCTCTCGCTCGAGCAGGCGACGGTCCTGCCGTTCCTGACCTACCGGCTCGCCTGCGACGGCGCGCGCGTGATCCGCGTCGAGAACGCCGAGCGCCCGGACCCGAACCGCGCCGTCGGCGCCGACGTGCTCGGCGAGCCCGACATGCGGAGCTACTTCCTGCCGAACAACTTCGGCAAGGAGGCGATCACGCTGAACCTCGCGGAGGCCGAGGGGCGCGCGATCCTCCGCGAGCTGATCGCGGCGCTCCGCGTGGACGTCTTCGCGACGAACCAGCGGCCGCGGAGCTACCGGCGCCTCGGCATCGACTTCGACACGCTCCGCGCGGCGAGGCCCGACCTGGTCTGGCTCGGCGTCACCGGCTTCGGCCCGGGCCACGACGAGGCCGCCTACGACCCGATCCTCCAGGCGCGGGCCGGCTTCATGGAGCTCACCGGCGAGCCCGACGGCCCGCCGACCGCGTTCGGCCTGCCGATGGTGGACCTGGGCGCGGCCGAGCACGGCTACGGCGAGGTGATGAAGGCGCTCTACCGCCGCGCCGTCACGGGCGAGGGCGCGCGGATCGACCTCTCGATGCTGCGGAGCGCGGTCTCGTGGATGGCGAGCCCGATCCTCCTGGCGGCGAGCCTCGGCGAGCGGATCACGCGCAAGGGGAACACCCACCAGTTCTTCGCGCCGGTCTCGGTCTTCGCGACGCGCGACGGCCACGTCTACGTCGCCGTCGGCAACGATCTCCAGTGGGCGGCGCTCGTGAAGCTTCCGCCGTTCGCCACGCTCGCCGCGCCGTCGTACGACACCAACGCGGGGCGGATCGCCGAGGCGCCGCGGCTCCACGCGGCGCTCGGCGAGGTCTTCGCCGGGCTCACGACAGCGGAGGCGCTGGCCCTGCTCCAGGGCGTGGGCGTCCCGATCGCGCGCGTCGCCACGCTGGCCGACGTCGTGGCCGATCCGCTGGTCGCCCCGCGGCTCCAGCGCGTGACCGACCCGCGCACCGGCCTCACCGTGGTGCTGCCCGCGCCGCCCGTCGGCGACCCCCCGCCGCTCGCGTTTCCGCCGCGGCTCGGCGAGCACAACGAGCGGATCTACGGCGCGGCGCTCGGCTACACGCCCGAGCGGCTCGCCGACCTGCGGCGCCGCCGCGTCATCTGA